A genomic region of Chlorobaculum parvum NCIB 8327 contains the following coding sequences:
- the gcvPB gene encoding aminomethyl-transferring glycine dehydrogenase subunit GcvPB, which produces MKEQLIFDLSRSGRKGYCLSPLDIDERPADELLPSKFLRKEPAELPEMPESEVVRHFVRLSNLNYHVDKNMYPLGSCTMKYNPKINDYTSDLPGFASMHPLQPESTSQGALQLMYELAEMLKEIAGMKAVTLQPAAGAHGELTGILLIKKYHEKLGNSRHKLLVVDSAHGTNPASAALGGYECVSVKCDESGCTDMADLRAKLDGEVAALMLTNPNTVGIFEKQMPKIEKLVHGNGSLLYMDGANMNALLGITRPGDMGFDVMHYNLHKTFSAPHGGGGPGSGPVGVSERLVEFLPVPVVEKVEENGETRYRLNSGKPDTIGRMMNFYGNFSVLVRAYTYIRMLGAEGLRRVSENAIINANYLLQRLVEHYALPYPRPVMHEFCLSGDHQKKEHGVRTLDIAKRLLDYGYHAPTVYFPLIVSEALMIEPTETEAKETLDAFGDAMIAIAEEAKSNPDIIKSAPVTTPVKRLDEAQASRQLNICCPL; this is translated from the coding sequence ATGAAAGAACAACTGATCTTTGACCTTTCCCGCAGCGGTCGCAAGGGCTACTGCCTCTCTCCGCTTGATATTGACGAACGCCCGGCGGATGAACTGCTGCCGTCGAAATTCCTGCGCAAGGAGCCGGCTGAACTTCCGGAGATGCCGGAGAGCGAGGTGGTGCGCCACTTCGTGCGGCTGTCGAACCTGAACTACCACGTTGACAAGAACATGTACCCGCTCGGGAGCTGTACCATGAAGTACAATCCCAAGATCAACGACTACACCAGCGACCTGCCGGGTTTCGCGTCGATGCATCCGTTGCAGCCGGAATCGACGTCGCAGGGCGCGTTGCAGCTCATGTACGAGCTGGCCGAGATGCTCAAGGAGATCGCGGGCATGAAGGCGGTGACGCTGCAACCGGCGGCGGGCGCGCATGGCGAGCTGACCGGCATTCTGCTCATCAAGAAGTATCACGAAAAGCTCGGCAACTCGCGCCACAAGCTGCTCGTGGTCGATTCGGCGCACGGCACCAATCCGGCGTCGGCGGCGCTCGGCGGCTACGAGTGCGTGTCGGTCAAGTGCGATGAATCGGGCTGCACCGACATGGCCGACCTTCGCGCCAAGCTCGATGGCGAGGTGGCCGCGCTGATGCTCACCAATCCGAACACGGTCGGCATTTTCGAGAAGCAGATGCCGAAGATCGAAAAGCTGGTGCACGGCAACGGCAGTCTGCTCTACATGGACGGCGCGAACATGAACGCCTTGCTCGGCATCACCCGCCCCGGCGACATGGGCTTCGACGTGATGCACTACAACCTGCACAAAACCTTCTCCGCGCCTCACGGCGGTGGCGGCCCCGGCAGCGGCCCGGTCGGCGTCAGCGAGCGGCTCGTGGAGTTCCTGCCGGTTCCGGTGGTCGAGAAGGTCGAGGAGAACGGCGAGACGCGCTACCGCCTGAACTCCGGCAAGCCCGACACGATTGGCCGCATGATGAACTTCTACGGCAACTTCTCGGTGCTGGTGCGCGCTTACACCTACATCCGGATGCTCGGTGCCGAGGGTCTGCGCCGCGTGTCGGAAAATGCGATCATCAACGCCAACTACCTGCTCCAGCGGCTCGTCGAGCACTACGCGCTTCCGTATCCGCGCCCGGTGATGCACGAGTTCTGCCTGTCGGGCGACCACCAGAAAAAGGAGCACGGCGTCCGCACGCTCGACATCGCCAAGCGGCTGCTCGACTACGGCTATCATGCGCCGACGGTCTATTTCCCGCTCATCGTCAGCGAGGCGCTCATGATCGAGCCGACCGAAACCGAGGCCAAGGAGACGCTCGACGCCTTCGGCGATGCCATGATCGCCATCGCCGAGGAGGCCAAGTCGAATCCGGACATCATCAAGTCAGCGCCAGTCACCACGCCGGTCAAGCGGCTCGATGAAGCGCAGGCCTCGCGCCAGCTCAACATCTGCTGCCCGCTCTGA
- the bchZ gene encoding chlorophyllide a reductase subunit Z, protein MAKTVRDESTASAYWAAVNTFCALDDVHVIADAPVGCYNLTGVAVMDYTDAIPYLENLTPTSLTEREISSSGSSEIVQETIDKLKGSGKQLILVSSAESEMIGSDHQNMLAMKYPSVRFFASDSLGQNEWQGRDRALAWLFDQFDDGQPAQIEPGTVSIIGPTYGCFNSPADLAELKRLVAGAGGTVRHVYPFESKAADIAKLKNSAAVVVMYREFGAALAEKLGRPVLYAPFGIEETDRFIEEVGRLCGTEEEAVQFIEEEKRTTLSPLWDLWRGPQSEWFPTIRFGVVASKSYADGIKRVLADELGMQCLFSHDSATADNNAVREEIKAKQPQFLYGRMPDKIYLAELDAKTRFIPAGFPGPIVRRALGTPFMGHSGVVWLVQEIVNALYDTLFNFLPITRRQQAAAPAKPLKWTPEANAILDGIVKKAPFISQISFGRELKRKAENLAASRGADTVTPDILQQLG, encoded by the coding sequence ATGGCAAAAACCGTCAGGGACGAATCCACCGCCAGCGCCTACTGGGCCGCGGTCAACACCTTCTGCGCGCTCGACGACGTGCACGTCATCGCCGACGCGCCGGTTGGCTGCTACAATCTGACCGGCGTGGCCGTCATGGACTACACCGACGCCATTCCCTACCTCGAAAACCTCACGCCCACCAGCCTCACCGAGCGCGAAATCTCCTCGTCCGGCAGCTCCGAAATCGTGCAGGAGACCATCGACAAGCTGAAGGGTTCCGGCAAGCAGCTCATCCTCGTCTCCAGCGCCGAGAGCGAAATGATCGGCAGCGACCACCAGAACATGCTCGCCATGAAGTACCCGTCGGTGCGCTTCTTCGCCTCCGACTCGCTCGGCCAGAACGAGTGGCAGGGGCGCGACCGGGCGCTGGCGTGGCTCTTCGACCAGTTCGACGACGGCCAACCGGCACAGATCGAACCGGGCACGGTGAGCATCATCGGCCCGACCTACGGCTGCTTCAACAGCCCCGCCGATCTCGCGGAACTCAAACGCCTCGTCGCGGGCGCAGGAGGCACGGTGCGGCACGTCTATCCGTTCGAGTCAAAAGCGGCGGACATCGCGAAGCTGAAAAACTCGGCGGCGGTCGTGGTGATGTACCGCGAATTCGGCGCGGCGCTCGCCGAAAAGCTGGGCAGGCCGGTGCTCTACGCGCCGTTCGGCATCGAGGAGACCGACCGCTTCATCGAGGAAGTTGGACGCCTTTGCGGGACGGAGGAAGAGGCGGTGCAGTTCATCGAGGAGGAGAAGCGCACCACGCTCAGCCCGCTATGGGACTTGTGGCGCGGGCCGCAGTCGGAGTGGTTCCCGACCATCCGCTTCGGCGTCGTGGCCAGCAAAAGCTACGCCGACGGCATCAAGCGCGTGCTCGCGGACGAACTCGGAATGCAGTGCCTCTTCAGCCACGACTCGGCGACGGCGGATAACAACGCCGTGCGCGAAGAGATCAAAGCGAAGCAGCCGCAATTCCTCTACGGACGGATGCCCGACAAGATTTACCTCGCCGAACTCGACGCCAAAACCCGTTTCATCCCGGCAGGCTTCCCCGGCCCCATCGTGCGCCGTGCGCTCGGCACCCCCTTCATGGGCCACAGCGGTGTGGTCTGGCTGGTCCAGGAGATTGTCAACGCCCTCTACGACACGCTTTTCAACTTCCTGCCGATCACCCGGCGGCAGCAGGCGGCGGCCCCCGCAAAACCGCTCAAATGGACGCCCGAAGCCAATGCCATCCTCGACGGTATCGTCAAAAAAGCCCCGTTCATCAGCCAGATCTCCTTTGGCCGCGAACTCAAACGCAAAGCCGAAAATCTGGCAGCCTCGCGAGGCGCAGACACCGTCACCCCGGATATTCTGCAACAGTTGGGATAA
- a CDS encoding glycoside hydrolase family 3 protein, translating into MPEQNNRVQKLCQTMRFRLASAVALFLLFASMLQPGQATAKTTTVAPYTPEETDIKQLFNLELPWVEQTLQGMSIRQKVGQMIVAKVYARYTGDNDPEYRLISRLATEGKIGGIMFLKGDLESAARLANRFQNLSAVPLLVSADMERGLAMRLDGATEFPAAMAVSAAGDPELARSMGEIIAREARAVGIQQNYAPTVDLNINPANPVINTRSFGDRIPLVNTMSAAFIDGMQSNGLVATAKHFPGHGDVTVDSHLALPVLEGDRKRLERYELQPFRSAISQGVMSVMVGHLAVPKLTGSLEPASLSRKIVTGLLRKDLGFNGLIVTDALNMKALQSGGLTPEEVAVKAVEAGNDILLYPEDPERTFEAVCAAVESGKISERRIDQSVRRILLVKHWVGLDRQKLVDPSRLHELIGTSQSAKVAERLAEKSLTLVRDRDRMLPLSLPDSARVVNIMLNDRPGETFGSSFAKRLGREYAVSSIRLTPASGAKTFREASMLLSKADAVVLTTGIQAWSSTTSSRLTELQRDFVRSLPAILQQGTPIIFVSFGTPYIFTAFPEIGTALCAYSSNDYSEAAVIKTLKGELVPSGKLPVSLERPEP; encoded by the coding sequence TTGCCCGAACAGAACAACCGTGTTCAGAAGCTCTGCCAAACCATGCGTTTCCGACTCGCCTCTGCCGTAGCGCTTTTTCTGCTTTTTGCGTCCATGCTGCAACCCGGTCAGGCCACGGCCAAAACCACCACTGTTGCGCCCTACACGCCTGAAGAGACCGACATCAAGCAGCTTTTCAATCTTGAACTGCCGTGGGTCGAACAGACCTTGCAAGGCATGAGCATCCGGCAAAAGGTGGGGCAGATGATCGTGGCGAAGGTCTATGCCCGTTATACAGGCGACAACGATCCAGAGTACCGGCTCATCTCCCGCCTCGCGACAGAGGGCAAAATCGGCGGCATCATGTTCCTCAAGGGCGACCTCGAAAGCGCCGCCAGGCTGGCAAACCGTTTCCAGAACCTGTCGGCCGTGCCGCTGCTGGTGAGCGCCGACATGGAGCGAGGCCTTGCCATGAGGCTTGACGGCGCGACGGAGTTCCCGGCGGCGATGGCCGTCTCCGCAGCCGGAGATCCCGAACTGGCACGCAGCATGGGCGAAATCATCGCCCGGGAGGCGCGGGCTGTCGGCATCCAGCAGAACTATGCGCCCACGGTCGATCTGAATATCAACCCGGCCAATCCGGTGATTAACACCCGTTCGTTCGGAGACCGCATTCCGCTGGTCAACACCATGTCGGCGGCCTTCATCGACGGAATGCAGTCCAACGGACTGGTGGCTACGGCCAAGCACTTTCCGGGGCATGGCGACGTCACGGTTGACAGCCACTTGGCCCTGCCGGTGCTCGAAGGCGATCGCAAACGGCTCGAACGCTACGAGCTGCAACCATTCCGGTCAGCCATTTCGCAGGGCGTAATGAGCGTGATGGTGGGCCATCTGGCCGTGCCGAAACTGACCGGATCGCTCGAACCTGCCTCGCTTTCCAGAAAGATCGTCACCGGTCTGTTGCGCAAGGATCTCGGCTTCAACGGCCTCATCGTCACCGATGCCCTGAACATGAAGGCGCTGCAAAGCGGCGGCCTGACGCCCGAGGAGGTCGCCGTCAAGGCGGTGGAGGCGGGCAACGACATTCTGCTCTATCCCGAAGATCCCGAGCGGACGTTCGAGGCGGTCTGCGCCGCGGTGGAAAGCGGCAAAATCTCCGAACGCCGCATCGACCAATCGGTGCGCCGGATTCTGCTGGTCAAGCACTGGGTCGGCCTCGACCGCCAGAAGCTGGTCGATCCCTCCCGGCTGCATGAACTGATCGGCACTTCGCAAAGCGCCAAGGTTGCCGAACGGTTGGCCGAGAAATCGCTCACTCTGGTTCGCGACCGCGACAGGATGCTGCCGCTCAGCCTGCCGGACAGCGCCCGGGTCGTCAATATCATGCTCAATGATCGCCCTGGCGAAACGTTTGGCAGCAGCTTCGCCAAAAGGCTTGGCAGGGAGTATGCAGTTTCCAGCATACGGCTCACTCCGGCAAGCGGGGCGAAGACGTTCCGGGAAGCCTCGATGCTGCTTTCGAAAGCCGACGCGGTTGTCCTGACCACCGGCATCCAGGCTTGGTCGAGCACCACGTCCTCCAGACTCACCGAGCTGCAACGCGACTTTGTGCGCAGCCTCCCGGCCATCCTGCAGCAGGGGACACCGATTATCTTTGTCTCGTTCGGCACGCCCTACATCTTCACGGCATTCCCTGAAATCGGCACAGCGCTGTGCGCTTACAGCTCGAACGACTATTCGGAAGCCGCTGTCATCAAAACGCTCAAAGGTGAACTCGTGCCGAGCGGCAAACTTCCGGTTTCACTTGAACGCCCTGAACCTTGA